The region GTATTCCTCGGTGAGCTTTTCCTGCTCCAGGCCGGTCAGGCGGTGCAAGCGCATTTCCAGGATCTGGGTGGCCTGGACCTCGGTCAGCTGATAGCGGCCGTCGGCCAGGCCGACGCCGGCCGGCAGGTCTTCCGGACGCGAGGCCTCGGCGCCGGCGGCGCCGAGCAGCGCACCGACCAGACCCGGTTCCCAGGTCTTCTCGAGCATGCGCTCGCGCGCTTCGTTCGGGTTCGCCGAGGTCTTGATCAGTTCGATCATCTCGTCGATGTTGGCGAGCGCGACCGTCAGGCCTTCGAGGATGTGCGCGCGCTGGCGCGCCTTGCGCAGCTCGAAGATGGTGCGGCGGGTCACCACTTCGCGGCGGTGACGGATGAAGGCTTCGAGGATCTGCTTGAGGTTGAGCAACTGCGGGCGGCCGTCGACCAAGGCCACCATGTTGATGCCGAACACCGACTCCATCTGCGTCTGCTGATAGAGGTTGTTGAGCACCACTTCGGCCGATTCGCCGCGCTTGACCTCGATGAAGATGCGCATGCCGTCCTTGTCGGACTCGTCGCGCAGCTCGCTGATGCCCTCGAGCCTTTTTTCCTTGACCAGCTCGGCGATCTTTTCGATCAAACGGGCCTTGTTGACCTGGTACGGGATCTCGGTGACCGCGATCGCCTCGCGGCCGGTGCTCTCGTTGACCTCGATCTCGGCGCGCGCGCGCATGCGCACGCGGCCGCGACCGGTGCGGTAGGCGTTGATGATGCCGGCGGTGCCGTTGATGATGCCGGCGGTCGGGAAATCGGGGCCGGGGATGTATTCCATCAGCGCATCGACGTCCAGCTCGGGATCGTTGATCAGGGCGATGGTCGCCTCGATCACTTCCGACAGGTTGTGCGGCGGAATGTTGGTCGCCATGCCCACGGCGATACCGGCCGAGCCGTTGACGAGCAGGTTCGGCACCCGGGTCGGCATGACCGTGGGTTCGAGCTCTTTCTCGTCGTAGTTGGGCTGGAAGTCGACGGTTTCCTTGTCGATGTCGGCCATCAGCTCGTGGGTGAGCTTGGCCATGCGCGATTCGGTGTAACGCATCGCCGCGGCGGAGTCGCCGTCGACCGAACCGAAGTTGCCCTGGCCGTCGACCAGCAGATAACGCAGCGAGAACGGCTGCGCCATGCGCACCAGCGTGTCGTAGACCGACTGATCGCCGTGCGGGTGGTACTTACCGATCACGTCACCGACGATACGCGCCGACTTGAAGTGCGGCTTGTTGCTGTGAGCGCCCAGCTCGCTCATGGCGTAGAGGACGCGGCGGTGCACAGGCTTGAGGCCGTCTCGAACGTCAGGAAGCGCGCGCCCGACGATCACGCTCATGGCGTAATCGAGATAGCTGCGGCGCATCTCGTCTTCGAGATTGACCTGGATGATTTCCTTGGCGAGTTCGGCCATCAGGGTTCCGTTGCGTGCGGTGATTCGGACGCCCCGGACGAACGGCACCGGCATTCCAGTCGGAATGCCGCCAACAGGGTCCCAGCGGGCCTGTCCTGCAGCTCGCTCGGGGCGGCGTAAAAGTGACTGGAAATCATACCACGAAACGCGGTTTCACAGGGGCCTGATTCCCACGCAGAAACAATCACTTGGATGTGATTTTCAGCTGCGCTGCAGCATCCGTCGCGGGGGGATCGCCGCAGGCTCGGCCAAGGCGGTTTGCCGGCGGCCGCAAAGCCGCTCGCGCAGGCCGCGAAACCGGTCTGCCAGGCAGCCCGCGAACGCCGTCCGCAGGCCCGAAAAGACGGCCGGCCCGGAAGACGGTCGGCCCGGCGGACGAAGCCAGCGGGGAGTCGAGCAAGCCCTGGCCGGGCCGCTTCGGCCAGCGCCCTGGACGCCGCCAGCGAGCGCTGTGCACCGTCACCGCGCCGGTGCCCTGCCCGGCTTGCGGACGGCCCGCAGAAGCCTCGGCCGGCCGCCGAGGCGCCGGCTCAGCCGCCGAACGCCGCCCGCATCGCCGCCTCGTCGGGGCGCTCGATCACGCCGCGCTCGGTGACGATGGCGTCGATCAGCTCGTGCGGGGTCACGTCGAACACCGGGTTCCAGGCACCCACCCGCTCGGCCGCGGTGCGCGTGCCGCCGACCGCGAACAACTCGCCCGGGTCGCGTTCTTCGATCTCGATCGCGTCGCCCGACAAGGTGTCCATGTCGACCGTCGACGACGGCGCGGCGACCATGAAGCGCACGCCGTGATGGCGCGCGGCGATGGCCAACTGGTAGGTGCCGATCTTGTTGGCGGTGTCGC is a window of Lysobacter antibioticus DNA encoding:
- the gyrA gene encoding DNA gyrase subunit A, translating into MAELAKEIIQVNLEDEMRRSYLDYAMSVIVGRALPDVRDGLKPVHRRVLYAMSELGAHSNKPHFKSARIVGDVIGKYHPHGDQSVYDTLVRMAQPFSLRYLLVDGQGNFGSVDGDSAAAMRYTESRMAKLTHELMADIDKETVDFQPNYDEKELEPTVMPTRVPNLLVNGSAGIAVGMATNIPPHNLSEVIEATIALINDPELDVDALMEYIPGPDFPTAGIINGTAGIINAYRTGRGRVRMRARAEIEVNESTGREAIAVTEIPYQVNKARLIEKIAELVKEKRLEGISELRDESDKDGMRIFIEVKRGESAEVVLNNLYQQTQMESVFGINMVALVDGRPQLLNLKQILEAFIRHRREVVTRRTIFELRKARQRAHILEGLTVALANIDEMIELIKTSANPNEARERMLEKTWEPGLVGALLGAAGAEASRPEDLPAGVGLADGRYQLTEVQATQILEMRLHRLTGLEQEKLTEEYKLLLEAIRGLIEILENPDVLLEVIRTELRNLKEEFGDARRSEIRASEEDLDILDLIAPEDVVVTLSHSGYAKRQPVSAYRAQKRGGKGRNAASTKDEDFIDKLWLVNTHDTLLTFTSAGRVFWLSVHQLPDAGPNARGRPIINWLALEAGEQVQAVLPVRAYDDDHFVFFATRNGTVKKTPLSEFAFRLARGKIAINLDDGDALVDVALTDGQRDVMLFASNGKAVRFSESSVRAMGRTATGVRGIRLAEGDEGASNAFVVSMVVIDGDGDILTASQRGFGKRTAVEEYPCKGRGTQGVIALKTTDRNGALVGAIQLSDHHEVLMISDGGTLVRTRADGISQVGRNTQGVTLMRLAENENLQTIERLDASLDDAEEGGETDLPAVPGGAVEAAPAADAQEPSSPEA